In Fervidobacterium nodosum Rt17-B1, one genomic interval encodes:
- a CDS encoding aspartate kinase, whose amino-acid sequence MNQTWKRRFQIIKIGGSILDSPESLVDISKIIVSLKNKIFKDHQLVIVVSALKGITNKLIEALKNITNLNIDSFLNDIHNYHLKFANFTEEDMYLIKEEIYSLKNLLYASKMIGRVPDFVYDKVVSSGERWSAVIMEKLLLEYGMKFKIAYPENFLITDGRYGNSSVLLEKSKSALAESISEWQSGDFIVPGFYGKSVTNGDITILGRGGSDYTATSLGYCLDADSVILVKDVLGFLTGDPKITPNAKIVRMLNYEEADELSYFGSKVLHHSAVEPLRLKSIPLYICSIEDLKKLESYELLLDNRINFTVIKDYSEGNELEHIRDYTANCIKSVSMTNDIAIVQFKGHNFGRVPGILGEIASRVALSGVNIKFVITSQTSINLIISMSDLDKVLKLSESLKLKEIEEIKFKKDKVLIAVVGEGLLDAHGIASKIFGAVSRGGINVEMISAGASDVSIYFITDSKDGEKAFKLVHKEFFEDEDSQIKEVN is encoded by the coding sequence GTGAATCAAACATGGAAAAGGAGATTTCAAATTATCAAAATTGGGGGATCTATTTTAGACTCTCCAGAAAGCCTAGTTGATATTTCAAAGATTATAGTTAGTTTGAAAAATAAAATTTTTAAAGATCATCAACTTGTTATCGTTGTAAGTGCACTAAAGGGGATAACAAATAAACTTATAGAGGCTTTAAAAAATATAACAAATTTAAATATCGATTCTTTTTTAAATGACATTCACAATTATCACTTGAAATTTGCAAATTTTACCGAAGAAGATATGTATCTGATTAAAGAAGAGATTTATTCCCTAAAAAATTTGCTTTACGCTTCAAAAATGATAGGCAGAGTTCCAGATTTTGTATATGACAAGGTGGTTAGTTCCGGAGAAAGATGGAGCGCTGTTATAATGGAAAAGTTACTTCTAGAATATGGAATGAAATTTAAGATCGCATATCCAGAAAATTTTCTAATCACAGATGGTCGATATGGTAATTCAAGTGTATTATTAGAAAAGAGTAAATCTGCTCTAGCTGAAAGCATTAGTGAATGGCAAAGTGGTGATTTTATAGTACCTGGTTTTTACGGTAAGTCAGTTACCAATGGTGATATTACAATACTTGGACGTGGTGGAAGTGACTATACTGCAACTAGTTTAGGATATTGTTTAGATGCGGATTCTGTGATTCTCGTTAAAGATGTTCTAGGTTTCCTTACCGGAGACCCAAAAATAACGCCAAACGCTAAGATTGTAAGAATGCTAAATTACGAAGAAGCTGATGAATTATCTTATTTTGGTTCGAAAGTACTTCATCATAGCGCAGTAGAACCTTTAAGGTTAAAATCCATTCCATTGTATATTTGTAGTATCGAAGATTTAAAAAAGTTGGAAAGTTATGAATTGTTATTAGACAATCGTATCAATTTTACAGTAATAAAAGATTATAGTGAAGGAAATGAATTAGAGCATATTAGAGATTACACGGCTAATTGCATAAAAAGTGTTTCTATGACAAACGACATCGCAATTGTTCAATTCAAAGGACACAATTTTGGAAGAGTTCCTGGAATACTTGGAGAAATAGCTTCACGTGTGGCTTTAAGTGGTGTGAACATAAAGTTTGTGATTACTTCTCAAACTTCGATAAATTTAATCATATCCATGAGTGATTTAGATAAGGTTTTGAAGTTATCTGAAAGTCTGAAATTAAAAGAGATAGAAGAAATAAAATTTAAAAAAGATAAGGTATTAATAGCAGTTGTTGGTGAAGGGTTGCTTGATGCCCACGGTATAGCTTCTAAAATTTTTGGAGCAGTTAGTCGTGGAGGCATTAATGTTGAGATGATATCAGCAGGAGCTTCAGATGTTTCAATTTACTTTATTACAGATTCCAAA